A section of the Haloferax sp. Atlit-12N genome encodes:
- a CDS encoding GNAT family N-acetyltransferase — translation MSIEVRRATGDDVHSWDAFVEQSPHGNAFHQYDALEIQAAHAGAELVPLVGRKGEEVVGLFPLFRIDKGPIATVFSPPPELRVAYLGPVLLNMDHMKQRKREGRHHEFIDACLEWVRDEIRPRYTHIRLDGRYDDLRAFSWNDYTITPQYTYHVDLSPGVDDVLMSFSSDARSNIRNAPDDAYSIEEGGPEAIEQIVEQVASRYESQGISYRSTPAFVTDLYTTLPEGQIRPYVLRTDGEFVGGILVVDYKETVSRWQGGVRTDVETDLAVNDLLDWHIMCDAMDRGRTTYDLVGANNRRINRYKAKFNPELHPFYSLERNAAGMKTLAHLYKTIREGV, via the coding sequence ATGAGTATCGAGGTTCGGCGGGCGACTGGAGACGACGTCCACAGTTGGGACGCGTTCGTCGAACAGTCACCGCACGGCAACGCGTTCCATCAGTACGACGCGCTGGAGATTCAGGCGGCGCACGCCGGCGCGGAGTTGGTTCCGCTCGTCGGACGAAAAGGCGAGGAAGTCGTCGGCTTGTTCCCGCTGTTCCGCATCGACAAAGGGCCGATAGCGACGGTGTTCTCGCCGCCGCCGGAGCTTCGCGTCGCGTACCTCGGTCCGGTCCTCTTGAACATGGACCACATGAAACAGCGAAAGCGCGAGGGCCGACACCACGAGTTCATCGACGCCTGCCTCGAATGGGTCCGCGACGAGATTCGACCGCGCTACACCCACATCCGCCTCGACGGTCGGTACGACGACCTCAGAGCCTTCTCGTGGAACGACTACACGATAACCCCGCAGTACACCTACCACGTCGACCTCTCGCCGGGGGTCGACGACGTACTCATGAGCTTCAGTAGCGACGCCCGGTCGAACATCCGGAACGCGCCCGACGACGCGTACTCCATCGAGGAGGGCGGTCCCGAAGCAATCGAGCAAATCGTCGAACAGGTCGCCTCGCGCTACGAATCACAGGGCATCTCGTACCGTTCGACCCCGGCGTTCGTCACGGACCTCTACACCACCCTCCCCGAGGGGCAGATTCGACCCTACGTCCTTCGGACCGACGGCGAGTTCGTCGGCGGCATCCTCGTCGTCGACTACAAGGAGACGGTGTCGCGGTGGCAGGGCGGCGTGCGGACCGACGTGGAGACAGACCTCGCCGTCAACGACCTGCTCGACTGGCACATCATGTGTGACGCGATGGACCGTGGGCGGACGACCTACGACCTCGTCGGCGCGAACAACCGCCGCATCAACCGATACAAGGCGAAGTTCAACCCCGAACTCCATCCCTTCTACAGCCTCGAACGGAACGCGGCGGGGATGAAGACGCTCGCACACCTCTACAAGACGATTCGTGAGGGCGTGTAA
- a CDS encoding aldo/keto reductase has protein sequence MTTPDDIDLDFVPFGETGLQTSELQFGTWRFGKETEQGNVEIDEERAHELLDAYEAAGGRFIDTADIYGGGASERWIGDWLEDRDRERFTIASKIYWQIRDGDPNSRGTNRKNIRHRIDALLDRLDTDYVDVLYIHRWDDETPTREMMKTLNGLVEDGKVHYLGASTLRPNAWKVAKANEIARAEGWEPFTVAQPRYNLVDREIEGDYLEMTRSYGIAVCPWSPLGQGFLTGKYTREDGLTGESRAAESSRFEESYLTEENFDVHDELDAVAEEVDATPAQTALAWLMHRDGVTAPIVGARTVEQLTENLEAATIDLTDEQVDRLTEAKPDPYAGL, from the coding sequence ATGACGACACCCGATGACATCGACCTGGACTTCGTTCCGTTCGGCGAGACGGGCCTCCAGACGAGCGAACTCCAGTTCGGGACGTGGCGGTTCGGCAAGGAGACCGAACAGGGCAACGTCGAAATCGACGAGGAGCGCGCGCACGAACTGCTCGACGCCTACGAAGCGGCCGGCGGGCGCTTCATCGACACCGCTGACATCTACGGCGGCGGCGCGAGCGAGCGCTGGATCGGCGACTGGCTCGAAGACCGAGACCGAGAGCGGTTCACCATCGCGTCCAAAATTTACTGGCAGATTCGCGACGGCGACCCGAACAGCCGCGGGACGAACCGGAAGAACATCCGGCACCGCATCGACGCCCTGCTCGACCGCCTCGACACCGACTACGTGGACGTGCTCTACATCCATCGCTGGGACGACGAGACGCCCACGCGCGAGATGATGAAGACGCTCAACGGCCTCGTCGAAGACGGGAAAGTCCACTACCTCGGCGCGTCGACGCTCCGACCGAACGCGTGGAAGGTGGCGAAGGCGAACGAAATCGCCCGCGCCGAGGGCTGGGAGCCGTTCACCGTCGCCCAACCGCGGTACAACCTCGTCGACCGCGAAATCGAGGGAGACTACCTCGAGATGACCCGCTCGTACGGCATCGCGGTCTGCCCGTGGAGCCCGCTCGGACAGGGCTTCCTCACCGGGAAATACACCCGCGAGGACGGTCTCACCGGCGAGTCCCGCGCCGCGGAGTCCAGCCGGTTCGAGGAGTCGTATCTGACCGAGGAGAACTTCGACGTGCACGACGAACTCGACGCGGTCGCCGAGGAAGTCGACGCGACGCCCGCCCAGACGGCGCTCGCGTGGCTCATGCACCGCGACGGCGTCACGGCCCCCATCGTCGGCGCGCGCACGGTCGAACAACTGACCGAGAACCTCGAAGCCGCGACTATCGACCTCACGGACGAGCAGGTCGACCGCCTGACCGAGGCGAAGCCCGACCCCTACGCGGGGCTCTAA
- a CDS encoding sporulation protein, which produces MKKVLARIGIGNATVDTVLPSDTVRAGETVDAEVRIEGGSTEQEIGKIRFELETRYRTEDGYREVDIAQYTLAESLTIQPDERETRDVSLDIPHGTPVTLGNVDVWVETELDIELAVDPEDKDYLSVQPTPRLQAVFDALDDLGFSLHTAECEADPHGVFTSTRRFVQEFEFRPTSGPFAGELDELEVVPRPGEDALELHIEVDRRGGVLSELSDLDERTVQTTVRTTDASEMRDELESLIRANA; this is translated from the coding sequence ATGAAGAAGGTCCTCGCACGAATCGGAATCGGCAACGCAACCGTCGATACCGTCCTCCCCTCCGACACCGTCCGCGCCGGCGAGACGGTCGATGCAGAAGTGCGCATCGAAGGCGGTTCGACAGAACAGGAAATCGGGAAGATTCGGTTCGAACTGGAGACCCGCTACCGGACCGAAGATGGCTACCGAGAGGTCGACATCGCACAGTACACCCTCGCGGAGAGCCTCACCATTCAACCGGACGAACGGGAGACACGGGACGTGTCGCTCGACATCCCTCACGGGACGCCCGTCACGCTCGGCAACGTCGACGTGTGGGTCGAAACCGAACTCGACATCGAGTTGGCCGTCGACCCCGAAGACAAAGACTACCTGAGCGTCCAGCCGACGCCGCGGCTACAAGCCGTCTTCGACGCGCTCGACGACCTCGGCTTCTCGCTCCACACCGCCGAGTGCGAGGCCGACCCCCACGGCGTGTTCACCTCGACTCGGCGCTTCGTACAGGAGTTCGAGTTCCGACCCACGTCGGGGCCGTTCGCCGGCGAGTTAGACGAACTCGAAGTCGTGCCGCGACCGGGCGAAGACGCGCTCGAACTGCACATCGAAGTCGACCGTCGCGGTGGCGTACTGAGCGAGCTTAGCGACCTGGACGAGCGGACGGTCCAGACGACGGTTCGGACCACCGACGCGAGCGAGATGCGCGACGAACTGGAATCGCTGATTCGCGCGAACGCCTGA
- a CDS encoding molybdenum ABC transporter permease, whose product MSHREPNRRESGVTRLLPETWRGLTLLLAGMLLVYYLLPIGALVLAQSPASLADDVTSEVVLTAATNSVVAATLSTLVAVAFGVPLAYWLSRTSFRGRDVILAMVMLPLVLPPVVSGMLLLKLVGPAGLGQLTSVPLTRSLVGVVLAQTYVASPFLVVTAKTAFDGVDRQLEAAARSLGEDRVGSVRRVTLPLAKQGILAGVTLTFARAMGEFGATLMLAYYPRTLPVQIWVSYLSTGLDAAFPVALVLVGIAVGAILLVHALGTNPWE is encoded by the coding sequence ATGTCCCACAGAGAGCCTAACCGTCGCGAGAGCGGCGTCACGCGACTCCTACCCGAGACGTGGCGAGGCCTGACGCTGCTTCTCGCCGGGATGCTCCTCGTCTACTACCTGCTTCCCATCGGCGCGCTCGTCCTCGCGCAGTCGCCGGCGTCGCTGGCGGACGACGTGACGAGCGAGGTCGTCCTGACCGCCGCCACCAACTCCGTCGTCGCGGCGACGCTCAGCACGCTGGTCGCCGTCGCCTTCGGCGTCCCCTTGGCCTACTGGCTCTCGCGCACGTCGTTCCGTGGTCGGGACGTGATTCTGGCGATGGTGATGCTCCCGCTCGTGCTTCCGCCGGTCGTCAGCGGGATGTTACTGCTCAAACTCGTCGGCCCCGCGGGGCTCGGCCAACTGACGAGCGTCCCGCTCACGCGCTCGCTGGTCGGGGTCGTCCTCGCGCAGACGTACGTCGCCTCGCCGTTTCTGGTCGTGACCGCGAAGACGGCCTTCGACGGCGTGGACCGGCAACTCGAAGCGGCGGCCCGCTCGCTCGGTGAGGACCGCGTCGGGAGCGTCCGGCGCGTGACGCTCCCACTGGCGAAGCAGGGTATCCTCGCCGGCGTGACCCTGACGTTCGCGCGGGCGATGGGTGAGTTCGGCGCGACGCTCATGCTGGCGTACTACCCGCGGACGCTCCCGGTGCAAATCTGGGTGTCGTACCTCTCGACCGGCCTTGACGCCGCGTTCCCGGTCGCGCTCGTCCTCGTCGGCATCGCTGTGGGGGCGATTCTGCTGGTCCACGCGCTGGGGACGAACCCGTGGGAGTGA
- a CDS encoding extracellular solute-binding protein, producing MRKRRNRPPRTDAAENTGESASGSSRRAFLASVGGVTATGLAATAGCLGRAGTTPTVSVLAAGSLQRALTAEFEAPEGTRVEVEAHGSARVARMVDDDQRDPDIVALADPTLFDAPLSVPWYATFANNALVVAYNPQTDGGTRVADAASWPDALLDDGVSLGRTDPDLDPLGYRTRFALALAADYYDRPALADDLLRRDQIYPETQLLAQFDAGGVDAAFVYRSMAVERDYPYLELPAEINLSDPEHASAYASVSYTLPEGVTVRGGPIRYAVTRRTDTAAAKSVFEALVGTAGEFLEPSGFTVRASHPHYFGDVPQRA from the coding sequence ATGCGAAAGAGACGGAATCGGCCGCCCCGAACGGACGCGGCGGAGAACACCGGCGAGTCCGCCAGTGGGTCGAGTAGGCGGGCGTTTCTCGCATCCGTCGGCGGGGTCACGGCGACCGGCCTCGCGGCGACAGCGGGCTGCCTCGGCCGAGCGGGGACGACGCCGACCGTGTCGGTTCTCGCAGCCGGGAGCCTCCAGCGGGCGCTCACCGCCGAGTTCGAAGCGCCGGAGGGAACCCGCGTGGAGGTCGAGGCACACGGTTCCGCCCGCGTGGCACGGATGGTCGACGACGACCAACGCGACCCCGACATCGTCGCCCTCGCGGACCCGACGCTGTTCGACGCGCCGCTTTCTGTCCCGTGGTACGCGACGTTCGCCAACAACGCGCTCGTCGTCGCGTACAACCCCCAGACCGACGGTGGGACGCGGGTCGCCGACGCCGCGTCGTGGCCCGACGCCCTCCTCGACGACGGCGTCAGCCTCGGTCGAACCGACCCCGACCTCGACCCGCTCGGCTACCGGACGCGGTTCGCGCTCGCGCTCGCGGCCGACTACTACGACCGGCCGGCGCTCGCCGACGACCTGCTCCGCCGCGACCAGATTTACCCCGAGACGCAACTGCTCGCGCAGTTCGACGCCGGCGGCGTCGATGCAGCGTTCGTCTACCGGAGCATGGCCGTCGAGCGCGACTACCCGTACCTCGAACTCCCGGCCGAAATCAACCTGAGCGACCCCGAACACGCGTCGGCGTACGCGTCGGTCTCCTACACGCTCCCGGAGGGTGTCACCGTCCGCGGCGGACCCATCCGGTACGCCGTGACGCGACGAACCGACACGGCGGCGGCGAAATCGGTGTTCGAGGCGCTCGTCGGGACCGCCGGCGAGTTCCTCGAACCCTCGGGGTTCACCGTGCGTGCGAGCCATCCACACTACTTCGGAGATGTCCCACAGAGAGCCTAA
- a CDS encoding molybdopterin-dependent oxidoreductase: MHAQHDRSGPATPLSEPILVRGDSSVTLSGPELRGLPAEDRTVTVACASGTRHTATWTGVPVLDLFEAAGLDDETTHLVVESTDGYRVCIDVYAALDAVVAYARDGTPIGEEHDYETRFIAPDVDGSRTVKGVRAVEARVLDPSTDPESLEDISKKP; the protein is encoded by the coding sequence ATGCACGCACAACACGACCGGTCGGGGCCGGCGACCCCGCTCTCCGAGCCGATTCTCGTCCGCGGCGACAGCAGCGTGACGCTGTCCGGCCCGGAGCTACGCGGGTTGCCCGCCGAAGACCGAACGGTGACGGTCGCGTGCGCGTCGGGGACGCGGCACACCGCGACGTGGACCGGGGTTCCGGTCCTCGACCTCTTCGAAGCCGCCGGTCTCGACGACGAGACGACGCATCTCGTGGTCGAGAGTACCGACGGCTATCGGGTCTGCATCGACGTGTACGCCGCCCTCGACGCCGTCGTCGCCTACGCCCGCGACGGGACGCCCATCGGGGAGGAACACGACTACGAGACGCGCTTTATCGCGCCCGACGTCGACGGGTCGCGGACGGTGAAAGGCGTCCGCGCCGTCGAGGCGCGCGTACTCGACCCGTCTACCGACCCCGAATCGCTCGAAGACATCTCCAAGAAACCCTGA
- a CDS encoding glycosyltransferase family 2 protein produces MFEVQSELAIFVLLMLVWTVFVLYSASVFTWFVEVLVLAWRQTVPADDVAYGYDDIQVRIITIDAANIVQSTVNAVPDGLDDVRVVAEKPISVDGATVHAVPEEFTCTASHKGRALEWARREIPCDKEFVLYLDEDTLMANFEGLPEGDIVQITELPLYTGSWVTYLSEVFRIGYQREQRAFGRFSFPLYAWGGGIAVRTSLENRITWDSKTITEGTDFAWRAAADTDLDFSVLNCKFRNQAPPSVMTMLKQRRRWFSGTRQDSDLLPLHYQMFLQFRLVAWGFSPLIPLITLITFLVPSALPDLMLYRIGSLVEFATLFVVTGVGVASYWSESKLTLLAVPWTPILVVLNTAGALWGFVAPVEHFAVTTKVPLETVEKRNPAFESGSLTKHDGRNDLPERLDVNRFASELRESLYTSED; encoded by the coding sequence ATGTTCGAGGTCCAGTCCGAGCTGGCGATATTCGTCCTCCTGATGCTCGTCTGGACCGTCTTCGTGCTCTACTCGGCGTCGGTCTTCACGTGGTTCGTCGAGGTGCTCGTCCTCGCGTGGCGACAGACCGTCCCCGCCGACGACGTCGCCTACGGCTACGACGACATCCAAGTACGCATCATCACCATCGACGCTGCCAACATCGTCCAATCGACGGTCAACGCCGTCCCCGACGGCCTCGACGACGTTCGGGTCGTCGCCGAGAAGCCGATTTCGGTCGACGGCGCGACGGTCCACGCCGTTCCGGAGGAGTTCACCTGCACGGCGTCACACAAGGGCCGGGCGCTCGAATGGGCGCGCCGCGAGATTCCCTGCGACAAGGAGTTCGTCCTCTACCTCGACGAGGACACGCTGATGGCGAACTTCGAGGGGTTGCCGGAGGGCGACATCGTCCAGATTACGGAACTCCCGCTGTACACCGGGTCGTGGGTGACGTATCTCTCGGAGGTGTTCCGCATCGGTTACCAACGCGAACAGCGGGCGTTCGGCCGATTCAGCTTCCCGCTGTACGCGTGGGGCGGCGGCATCGCGGTTCGGACGAGCCTCGAAAATCGAATCACGTGGGACTCGAAGACCATCACCGAGGGCACGGACTTCGCGTGGCGCGCGGCCGCCGACACCGACCTCGATTTCAGCGTGCTGAACTGCAAGTTCCGCAATCAGGCTCCGCCGTCGGTCATGACGATGCTCAAACAGCGCCGACGGTGGTTCTCCGGAACGCGACAGGACTCGGACCTCCTGCCGCTACACTATCAGATGTTCCTGCAGTTCCGCCTCGTCGCGTGGGGCTTTTCGCCGCTTATCCCGCTGATAACCCTCATCACGTTCCTCGTCCCCAGCGCGCTCCCGGATCTGATGCTCTACCGAATCGGCTCGCTCGTCGAGTTCGCCACGCTGTTCGTCGTGACGGGCGTCGGCGTCGCGAGCTACTGGTCGGAGTCGAAACTCACGCTCCTCGCGGTCCCGTGGACGCCGATTCTCGTCGTCCTGAACACCGCGGGCGCGCTCTGGGGGTTCGTCGCTCCGGTCGAGCACTTCGCCGTCACGACCAAGGTGCCGTTGGAGACGGTCGAAAAGCGCAACCCCGCGTTCGAATCCGGTTCGCTCACGAAACACGACGGGCGGAACGACTTACCCGAGCGACTGGACGTGAATCGGTTCGCGAGCGAACTCCGAGAGTCACTTTACACCTCTGAGGATTGA
- a CDS encoding spermidine synthase: protein MSDTRTDTATLLTLTFVVSFCSFAYEFVYSELLTVMYGGTVTQYVITVGLYFFSLGIGAALSDDLDGANLGGNFFRTEVLLAAAAPAGFLLIVGLNSVRIPQAVPAEVIWTVARLPVVVVGFLSGFELPLLTRMFDELDDDGPATPSWLRTAGTRIHDFVVAAVGTLWTVERTEGRRSGLSVILAMDYVGGLAGAVVYARVLYPGIGLIPTIFVLALLNGVAALVFVAHFSEWSWWPFSDATPSARPTSSTRATPGGNATDTTDSARADRSLSAARVSKSLLVVCLLLTATYAGVVAKHDVADERLSQLYLEQQIENEYPPGAMRATVTSQETTTYQHVIRYNRTWTGTGPNPHFDGRTEQCLRLGAAVQLCESWADSYHEGLVDVPMSLVEPGPETKVLVVGGGDWIAIDHLREYGVTVDHVDLDGEFMRDAKTDSFFRRWHDDAHEYDRLNTTVADGYRYLQETNETYDLVLLDVPGATDDDLLTLYSTEFYRSVRTHLSEDGVAVTWGYSPDAYPEHHKAFVNTVGAAGFTQELSYWVREDLDDDGETERVEQFYVLAPGERPRLTGDGATRYVRAREEHYDSAEWHAVPHYRGVRENSIFHPNYDILVDT, encoded by the coding sequence ATGTCTGACACACGAACCGACACGGCGACGCTCCTGACGCTCACCTTCGTGGTGTCGTTCTGTAGCTTCGCCTACGAGTTCGTCTACTCGGAACTGCTGACGGTGATGTACGGCGGGACGGTCACCCAGTACGTCATCACGGTCGGGCTGTACTTCTTCAGCCTCGGCATCGGCGCGGCGCTCTCAGACGACCTCGACGGCGCGAACCTCGGCGGGAACTTCTTCCGCACCGAGGTGCTTCTCGCGGCCGCCGCGCCCGCGGGCTTCCTGCTCATCGTCGGCCTCAACAGCGTCCGCATCCCGCAGGCGGTGCCCGCGGAGGTCATCTGGACTGTCGCCCGCCTCCCCGTCGTCGTCGTCGGGTTCCTCTCCGGGTTCGAACTCCCGCTTTTGACCCGCATGTTCGACGAACTCGACGACGACGGGCCGGCGACGCCCTCGTGGCTCCGAACCGCCGGCACGCGAATTCACGATTTCGTCGTGGCCGCCGTTGGCACCCTCTGGACCGTCGAGCGGACGGAGGGCCGCAGAAGCGGGCTGTCTGTCATCCTCGCGATGGACTACGTCGGCGGCCTCGCCGGTGCTGTCGTCTACGCCCGCGTCCTCTACCCGGGTATCGGCCTCATCCCGACGATATTCGTGCTGGCGCTCCTCAACGGAGTCGCCGCGCTCGTCTTCGTCGCTCACTTCAGCGAGTGGTCGTGGTGGCCCTTCAGCGACGCCACCCCGTCCGCAAGACCCACCTCGTCCACCAGAGCCACACCCGGCGGGAACGCGACCGACACGACCGACAGCGCCCGAGCCGACCGGTCGCTCTCGGCCGCCCGGGTCTCGAAGTCGCTCCTCGTGGTCTGCCTCCTCTTGACGGCGACCTACGCGGGCGTCGTCGCCAAGCACGACGTCGCAGACGAGCGCCTGTCCCAACTCTACCTCGAACAGCAGATCGAAAACGAGTACCCGCCGGGCGCGATGCGGGCGACGGTCACCTCGCAGGAGACGACCACCTACCAGCACGTCATCCGGTACAACCGCACGTGGACCGGCACCGGCCCGAATCCGCACTTCGACGGGCGGACAGAACAGTGTCTCCGCCTCGGCGCGGCCGTCCAACTCTGTGAGAGTTGGGCCGACAGCTACCATGAAGGGCTGGTCGACGTGCCGATGTCGCTGGTCGAACCCGGTCCCGAGACCAAGGTGCTCGTCGTCGGCGGCGGCGACTGGATCGCCATCGACCACCTGCGGGAGTACGGCGTCACCGTCGACCACGTCGACCTCGACGGCGAGTTCATGCGCGACGCGAAGACGGACTCCTTCTTCCGCCGCTGGCACGACGACGCCCACGAGTACGACCGGCTGAACACGACGGTCGCCGACGGCTACCGCTACCTTCAGGAGACGAACGAGACGTACGACCTCGTGTTGCTCGACGTGCCCGGCGCGACCGACGACGACCTGCTCACGCTCTACTCGACCGAGTTCTACCGCTCCGTCCGGACCCACCTCTCCGAGGACGGCGTCGCGGTGACGTGGGGCTACTCCCCCGACGCCTACCCGGAACACCACAAAGCGTTCGTCAACACCGTCGGGGCAGCGGGCTTCACCCAAGAGCTTTCGTACTGGGTTCGTGAGGACCTCGACGACGACGGCGAGACCGAGCGCGTCGAGCAGTTCTACGTGCTCGCGCCCGGCGAGCGCCCACGACTCACCGGCGACGGTGCGACTCGGTACGTCCGCGCCCGCGAGGAACACTACGACTCTGCCGAGTGGCACGCGGTCCCGCACTACCGCGGCGTCCGCGAGAACTCCATCTTCCATCCGAACTACGACATCCTCGTCGACACCTGA
- a CDS encoding DUF2617 family protein, with protein sequence MPSHPPSPTEPPAASDPSPPVETPTELYFGYSADVPDLTTVDVKTVAPATLAGEPAVLTVIGESHYVGLPAFDFHELCSCKPLPHERTHETPLSVGAEREFSFESDRLDARTVVEGRPLGDFPGPDDATVAYRFDPDAWTTIRVGDGGYETYHTYPECDLALYTETTMTPKREAQR encoded by the coding sequence ATGCCCTCCCACCCACCCTCTCCCACCGAACCGCCCGCCGCCTCCGACCCGTCTCCGCCGGTCGAGACACCGACGGAACTATACTTCGGCTACAGCGCCGACGTGCCGGACCTGACGACCGTCGACGTGAAGACGGTCGCCCCGGCGACGCTCGCGGGCGAGCCAGCGGTCCTCACCGTCATCGGCGAGTCCCACTACGTCGGCCTGCCGGCGTTCGACTTCCACGAGCTGTGTTCGTGCAAGCCGCTGCCGCACGAACGGACGCACGAGACGCCGCTTTCCGTCGGCGCGGAACGCGAGTTCAGCTTCGAGAGCGACCGACTCGACGCCCGAACGGTCGTCGAGGGTCGTCCGCTCGGCGACTTCCCCGGGCCGGACGACGCGACGGTCGCCTATCGGTTCGACCCGGACGCGTGGACCACCATCCGCGTCGGCGACGGCGGCTACGAGACGTACCACACCTACCCGGAGTGCGACCTCGCGCTGTACACCGAGACGACGATGACTCCCAAACGAGAGGCTCAGCGATGA